TTTCTCTTATTATGGAGATATGAATAGATTAGCTCCTAtgtacaatttaaaaaagaaaaacttaaatcaTGCAGGAAATGATATGTAAAACACAATAAATTCAGCTTGCACTTTATTCACGATTTTACTTTTCACATATATTGACATATAATGATTAACTTAATGCTTTAAAGTAAGAATGCCTATAATTTATTTTAAGCAGGAATTTACATGGCAACAGTCTAAACTAGAGGGGCAGTGTAAAGGATGctgcatattttattacctttcatCAACAGAATCTGTTAAAACGAATTTTCTCTCATTCTGCGTGGCTTGGTTCTTTGCTTCTAAATGATCTTATTGTAGATTTGATTACATCTAATAAAACTTAAGTAGCTCTATGTGTATCTCGATTTCTAGCATTAGAATTGTCGAACTTACTTACCATCATAGGATAACGATGGGATGATGGTTGTTTGTTCTGGCACTTTTTCAGATTGCAATGGGGTAGATAAAGTTGTttgtgctgctgctgctgttgttgttgctgctgctgctgctgctgctgctgctgctgctgctgctgctgttgttgttgttgttggtggtggtggtggtggttttGTCATAGTCATTGTCGTCGTTGTCGTCGTTGATGTAGACATATTTGAATTGCACTGCACACTCACGTTAAAACCTACatgaattttcaaaaattgttaaagCCAACGTTACCGAACATGTTGTGCTTTCAGTTGAGACTTCAGAGAAACAGTTCAGTCTCTCTTAGATGATTACATTTGTATATGTCGTTCTTCTATTAAAATTAATGCTCATTTATGGAAAGTTTATAACgacaaaacattgaaaaaatgaaacaatccATTGAATTTTCCTAAAAGATACTTTGATGGCTCGGTAGTCTAGAGGAAACTTTCTGACTGTCAAtacagaggtccggggttcgaatcccgatcCCTGCACTGAtatatctgaaatgaaatttagtGTATCCCGCCAGTTTAAGTGCCCAGCACTGGTTCTTCCGATAAAATAGGGTTTTGcatgtattggtgctatacactggacacGATAAGTAACAGGTTGATTGTTCACAAAGAGCTAGACTAAGTTAACCGGACATGACTTATCTAAAaaccactctctctctctctctctctctctctctctctctctctctctctctctctctctgatcTTATGGCTTCCTCAGGTTTAATCCCCCTGGTCTGAATGCGtatggtagaggatgaatttcatgcCCTGTGTTTATACATATGTGAAGCAGCTTTTAACGTTTTCATGATGAAAATGTTGCCATaaaaaatatctatcaaatgttCCACTTCTTATGGACAAGAGAGGAATAAATAATACCTTCTACATGTATCCAAAACATCCAAAAATCTTCTGGTATGTTACTGCCAATTAAAACTGTTACATTAATTCTGTTGTTCGTTTTGCTTATCGGTCTGTTATACACAGAAGAATCTGTGCCGTTTTTCCAACATTGAAACCTTTCATCATCATCGACAAAAACTGAGCTGTTAGCACAATAAACGTCACTGTAATAAGGTCTGTAGTCAATaactgttatgtttaaatatcCCAAATCCTCCTCAATGATACAGCTACAGTGGCGAGGGATAAAGTTATTATTAGTCAGTGATATATGTAATGAGTCTGTTGTCTTTCGCCATGATGAACACATATCTTCGAACAGACCTGCATACAGTTAGGATTTTATGATTACAATACCAATATCTTAATAAATCTCAATAGCGAATTTGACGGAAAAAAAGATAAGTTCGTCAGAAACTCAGAAACCATTTTGTTCAATTAACATGACAATGCTTTTGTGCATGCTACGaatccgattttaataaatgactAAAGTAGTCATGCTAATTTGTATGCATTTATGTATCTCGTCCTAATTCACGCCTAGTTTTTGTGTGAAGAACAACCACCATGTGAATATGAGTACAGTTTTCTTTTATAAACACActttacattattgaaaatttccgtatttaatgcaaaaaaaaatgtacagctaTTTTAATGAGATTTCATCATTTCACAATTATGCGTATTAAGTATGACTACAATGTATATTAATTTCTTTGCAATTACtattacacggctactaaaccctagcgccatCACCAAAATGTGGCGATAAGGAAAAAGACAACTTTCAGCGGTATGTGagttcaatttatattttacgttaCATTTTCGTTGATATAAAGCCAAAGAACAATTTTACTATTATCTGACTGTAATTTCGTtaagatattatgtaaatattgtggTGTCAAGAGCTTTTCTTATTCCAACGTTTGTAAACTTTGGCATCTATGGAGTCCAATTAAATTTCGATGCATGGACATACTATATGAACATTTTTGTGCAAGCAAATGGTCTAAATGTGTATGATACTCACACAGACATACATTAGTACTAATAAAATCTCCCGGTAAAGAAATACAACAGCATTTTAAAAGTGGTGTAGCTTTCGcactagtgatggcgctatacagtagtggtggcgctgtggcgAACGGTTAGCGTTAGCACGTCTGACTACAAATAAGTAGTTTTATTCATGAGAAATAAGGAATGATTACAGGGATTGCCATTTGCCTTTTTGGATTTAATGTCTTATTATTATTTTAGAATCAAGAGAAACATGTGTGTGAATAACGATTGAACGACTAAATTTTTGATaacattataaaacttttatcTATTCAGGTATTATGCTGACACTGCTTATCTGCAGATGAGAAGTCTCGAGGGGAAAGTAGACCTCTCCTAACAAGTAAGAAGCAGAACAATATCTCGCCAAGCCTTTTTCCCCGAAGGGATAATTAAAATGAACACAATCATCCCActgaaggcaagttctacaaTATAAACACATCCTCCTCCAAAATACAACCGCTCAAAAAGGGCTTTATTTCTTCACTGATCAAAAAAGATAGGTCATAAAACTGAAATCATGTTCCAAATAAGACAAGACTTTTGACAAGTCAGTCACTTTCAAAGCAagaaaaacttcaagaaatgaaACACATTCCAACCATGACAATGAATATGTAAACGCACATGAAAATATTAGCGAAATAGAGGAATGCGAAAATTAATTGTATTGATTTGGGGCAGGTGAAGACTGTCATTAATTAGGCCGATAAGTCAATTGAtttcttgctttttaacaaaGAGAAAATCATTTCAGAAGTATATACATgttccttaaatgttttaaacagaaaACGTAAAAACTTAGATTCTTTCATTTTGGAGACGCGGCCAGGAAAATTTCACATGTATCTTGTTTCTAGAAGAAATACAATGATTAAAACACATTGAGTTCAGCTGATTAGACATGTATAACGATGCATGTCTCGGACGAAAATGGCCATATGAAATATTATACGGTAGACACTATTATTTCGGAAATGCTTAGCTACGAATTGCTGTCTTTTCCGTTTGTGATTTAttttattgattagaaatattttggtTATATGAGAAATAAAACTGTTCAATCTGTTCAGATCTTAAATAAGGTAGATGTGTACGTTGGTAGTCGCAGCCGAACTGAAATCGCCTAGCATAgtcacagcgccaccactactgtacaGTGCCATCACTGATGCGATAGCGCCaccacatttaaaaatactggtATATTTCTTTTAAGGGACATTTCATAACTGCTAATGTTTGCATGTGTAAGTATCGTACATATTTAGACAAACTGCATGCGCGATAATGATCTTATAGTGTGTCTATGCATCAAATTACAGCTCGAATACAGATATATCAAAAAGTATGATTTCGCGAATCCAAGGAAAAGCTCTTGacactacattttgtataatattttaaagaagttACAGTCATACTGTAGAAAAGTGTTCTTACACgaaactacattctccgattttttaaataaatttcatcaatCAAGATATAGGACAGACTGTAAACAGTTAAAGTTTGCAACTGGTGATAGCTGCACTACAGAAATGTCGAAGCTCTCTTCCTTATCACCACTTCTTGGTGGTGGCGCTATGGTTTAGTAGCCATGTATTACTGTAAGAAGAAACTTGAGAAGTCGCTTTAAACGATGCGTTACTGGTGTAAGAAAAAGCATAAGGTGTGTTATATACCACAATATTCGTCCCTAGTTTAAGAATCAGTTCAATGTCTGAGCAGCATCAGGAGTCAAGGTAATCAATATCTATATGTCCATAATTGCCGCAATAGAAGTTGAGGCACGTATTTCACATGCTCATATTTCGGTAACATTTCTGATCAAACGTAAGTTTCTTTAATGAGTTTGATTAGCTGTTGGTAGTAATGTAACTCTGCATACATTAAATGGGGAATAAATAAATTGTTCTAGAATCATGACCATTTTTTTTATTGAGTCCTTAACAATAAATGCATACTTTGTTATCAGTTTACGTTCTTCTCAACTGAtccaaatacatataatatttttcacacaaAACTTATAAAAGGTATCAGATAAATGAATTGTCAACGAGGGCAATTTGgcttcttttattaaatttctaaacaAAACGTGTTTCGTTCAGGCCATTGTTGTTTCTTTTCCTCGCCCTATACACTGGTAAGGGCAAAATGTGAACACACGATGCGAAGATACGATGTGATCGCCCGATAATTCGATCCGAAAACGCAATAACAAGACACGAAGACGCGATATTAAATACATCGTGGATTAGGCTGGGTAATGATCctgtaaaactttaaatattttggatcttatttttattgaaatctgTGTCTCACTGTTAGCCAAATTTACGGCCAAATTTACGGCAAAGGAGTTCATTTATCAATCGCTAAGTTTCATGTATTTCATTCGCATAGTATATATTAGCCTTTTCGTTTGTCAGTCTTTTTAGTTCAACAATTATCATATGACGTAGGTAtttaataatacatgaaatatgttttagCCAGTATAAATGACATTTCAGTACAAACATAGGACaggtatggaagccctggagggacactTTACTTCCATACTTCTTACTTTTGATTTCTAACTTTTGCAATTCCCACTTTTTACTTCCTGCTTCTTATTTCCACATTTCTGACTTTTAACTTCtgcacttctaacttcctgacttttgacttctgatttccaacctccacacttcttacttccgacgttttgacttcttacttccttcttataacttctgcacttctggtTTCTAGCCTccccacttctgacttccaacttcctgacatTCGACGTCTGATTTCTAACTTATATAcctcttacttccgacttctgaagagggaaagttggaagtcagaagtttTGAAGTTGAAAGACGGAAGTCAATaaattagaagtcagaagtgaAGAAGTTGAAAGTCAGAAGTGTGGGAGTCGAAAGTCAGAATTAGGAAGTTGTAAGTCCGAAAAAAGAAGTTTGAAAGTAGGAGTTAGAAGTCAGAAATCAGGAAGCTAGCACTTAGAAGTTGAAAGTTAAAAGAGTGGAAGTTAGAGGTCAGACGTGGGGAaattggaagtaagaagtgtggaaactTTTAGTAAAAACGTAAAGTTCGCAAGTTGAAAGTTGGAAAGGTTGAAGTCGAAAgtcagaagtcaggaagttagaagtcagaagtgtgagagttagaagttggaagtaagaagtcgaGAACTTGCTAGAAGTGcagaagtcagaaattaaaagtaGGAAGCACGGAAGTCAAATGTCCCTCCAGTGACGGATATTTGAGGAATGCCTGATTTGACTCCTTCTTTTCATGGAAAAGGTATCCTAATTCTATCATAAGACTTAGTCGACTaagcaaatttattttattttatttagtttatttatttattttatttatttttttctgcggTTCTCCaaactttataatatatttttctctgcCTGAgttaaattttgtaagttttgtaaACGCATTGTCAAAAATTTTACTTCATTTACAGCTTAAGTTATACAAGTACATTTTCCCATGAAAATGATATACAGTCTAGCCTGCATTAGCGGTCACCTGTATATAGTGTGACTCTGCTTGGAACAGTCACCTTCTTATAGCCGCTCTGAAAGAATATCAAAGTTATAACATTTACGATAGCAGCGTTTTCTTAATATGTAAAACTGCAATGTTGATTTATATCAATGACAAATTGTTTCAAATTTATGTCGATGTGTAAAACTAACACCCTGTACAACCCACACCGCCCCCAGCCCCAAAACACACACCATTTCCCAGAAACATGCCTTGGTGAATTCTCTTGCCTGTTGCGGCACTGGTCTTCAATTATAGCCGTGCAGTTTATTCTATATCAGAATTAGGCAATTAGACGATATTTTCATAAAGCATTTATCTGGCTGCTAAAGGCAGGTAACTGCTGAAGAGAGGTTGACATTAGAACAGAAAGTCAATAGGAAGTAAGCTGACTAGCTGTTTAAGACAAGTGACTGCTTAATACATGTGACCGCCCAGGCAGGTTCAGCTGTAATAATATTCGCATTTGCTTTGCAATTGTTATGCGCAAATAACATATAACAAATTTGCGTGTTTTGTAAATTGcacagcgcaaataaccaatttgcaATTAGTTCATGGATTGGtaaataatggtcttgataacaatTTACTTAAgtctttttgttttaaactcaggcatttcggatgaacaactgcGCCACAAGACTGAATTTAAGAACAACCTTGTGTACACAATAcatatacatttcattccatatactcagttccaaaagaaagtatgcactttttaagtttaaatatttcaaaaaattccccgacgtttttgtttcattttttcatacactaactctcaggtataactcaaaatctaaaatgcacaccaatttgtttacgaactgatttaaattttggtaccaaacattataagtttgcatgaaaataaccgagaaaaaataacagaaaactaagtgcacactttcttttggaactgagtgcaTACCGGAACTTAGAATAATTTTTCAAGGTCAGTACCGCGTATGGGTAATGATCAGGCAAtaagtaggtcactaaatacGAACATAAAATCCTGTTCACACTACAAAAGCAATGTTAATTCTACAACATTCAAAAAACCCCATCAGATGTCCTGTTTGCCTAGGGTATACAACCAAGAACCAAGCATTGTTATATTACCACCTGTTTtatcagtactacatacactgctttgttcGGCgtggagtttccttttgctgcatcttgcagcaactttcgtacttgttgATCTTAGGATCGTGTGGTATGCTCTATTTTCACACTAACCACAAAATACGGACAAAAGAAGGTTGAACGTTATGTTTGTTACTAAGTGTGGTAATGCAGACGATATGACGATATATTAATTACTAAAGTATTGTCTGGTTATTTGCATAAATCATATTTATTACTAAACTTATAGCTGCacaacttatacaaaatatagtaCATTCTAGTTGTTTTCTTACCTTCTGCTATACAATTGTAGGATATTTTGACAAACCAAATGTATTGTATACCTCTCCTCTGGTTTGGTATGTTTACAGTAGAATTAAACTCGCATCCATTCTTTTTCGAACATGTTTGATACAGTCGGGTTTTAAATTCAGTAAAGTCTATATCCCAATCTGTCACATCTGATCCAGCATCCGGAGAGCAATCCTTACATTGCATCCTCTCAGGTCCAGGTTTTgtcttttttgtatattttatgtcatttatcATTATTACCTTTTCTGATTCACATGATAACTTCTCAGACATTTCTTGACAAATATTGCTTTgggtatcattttcattttgtaagaAACATAAGGATGACGACTGGCGTTGGGAAGAATTCACGAAATCTGAAaaacagaatgtttttttttattttattcatgttttaattttaaagcaGACTTGTAATAATGTTTCAACATTAACCTATATTTTCGCGGGATGGATTGAATTTAATGCGAGTTTTATATTTCTGGAATTTCTTAGCAAGTTTACGTAATTTACGATGACACTACAGGAATTACGGAAGCAAGTTATTGTCTATTTCATAaagctttattttgatttattgtttATGTTAGGTTTACAGGCACACCGACAGACATGAAGTCATACGGCGACTTTTTCAGTTACAGGTGGTGGATGACCACTCAATTTACCactctggccccgtgttcacaaaacattttcagtctcagctgagtttgataatgaaactttatttgtcatttatatctaaatagcatgtttaaaactaaattttaagttaataacttttttcaaatgacttttcattattgatggtcagtttcaattggaattaagtcttgaagttttagtaaaattgatattaaaatttaaagcTCAAACTcggctgagaccgaaaaatgctTTGTGAACACGGGACCAGGTCATTATTTCTGGCGTAGATGGACAGGCGCTGAACCATCAACCTTCTGCAAGTCAGTTTGTGTTGTTGATATTTGTTAAGTAGGTTATACATAATATCTCAACGAGCAGTATTAAAATTCTTATCCAAAACATTAAGTAAGTATTCATCGATAAAAGCATCACGCACACTATGCAGAATTTGTGACCTAGTACAGATCTTGCGCCCGTTTCGTCATGTGAACTTTAAAACACCCCCGCAAAGTTTACATATAGTGTTTGTTATACGCAAAGCAGTACCTTTGGCAAATAGTTACAAAACCTTTACAAAGGGAAAAGAGTTGACACTGAAAACTTTACTTTATTAAGCACCAAGAGCCCTAATCTGCATATGAACCAAATCCTGATAAGTATGACGAATGATATAGATGTTTCATCAAGTAAACAAGACTAAATGGCAAGTTCTAAAGCACAAAAATCCCTCTTAAATTCTATtctttacatatataatttttacaatatatttttgttaaaatgctTAAGGTTGCGATATAATTTCATTTGTTACCATATTTTCTATTTGTATAGATGACAATAACAAAAAATCTATCTTTAAATCAAAAagtatattttctgaaaaaaaagccaTTTCATACAGTACcattatttttaacattactttGTGAAAGCACACTGAGTTTATAGACCTATAAGTACTAAGTTCGGCAAAAGTCAATTTAGTCTTGGGAACATGCGATGCTATTAAATGTCTTTGACCTTCCGATTGACTTCAATAATTTGTAAGAATAATGGATATTTAAAAGTGTTGCCTGTTTTAGAGAAGTCCACAGAAAAATCAGATGTCAGTCAACGCATAGTCTCGATAAAACAATCTTGATGACACTGTGTGTAATTTAATTTGTTCTGCAGAACAAAGTGCATTGCAAAACTTATAAGATCTAATTATAGGTCTGTTACATTAACAGTTatgacaaatacatgtatttaaaatatattatagatATATTGTCGTGTAACTACATCTCTGACCGTGTGGAAACACATAATGTACACATTAACTTTTTTACTTACTACTTAAAGCCAACAGCGATTGTGGAATACAATAGGATGCTGTAGTTACAACTTCTATGTtttagcatgtttgttttctAAAACAAACCTATCGGAGTCAGGTTACGTCATATGATATACTAGTTTTTCAAAGCGAATTGTTTTTTAGGATATTATTAGTTGCACTgattgttggtgacaggatacgggatatacgctgtcgaggaatacgggatatacgctgccGAGGAAATGGATTTGCCCGACAGCATCcccgacagcgtatatcccgtatcctgtcaccaacaagctgtgtaacgatttcatcttgccgactaccctttacttacatgctataatcgacacattttgtaaagtaacaaagctacttacagtgcagacagGAATCCTGCAGTCATatgtttggtcatcatgttttgtttatagttgattaacaccagccaaaAAATGCCCAATGACCTGTattttgattaaatcacaaaacacaaaagcgcATTTaaacaggttatgaactggtttagatcagaaacacaAAGAAGCTTTCTGTTCCATTCTTTCGAAAAtcaccagatttcacgatgtcagaaaCGTCCTGAAACTttggctttcatcccgtttcctgttaaatcctttatcttgcacgtagattaaatgatcttacaacaaactgctgaataacaaatatatcaatttctttgttttacgatgatttaacttaaacaaaatttcaacgTCCGTGtgtcccatacagagttattccgcttttacggctgaCTTTTCTCAAACTTCACGAGCCTAATCTAAGTACTAAGTAAGAGAATGAAAACGGCAAGGAAACAAACACTAAATTTACGCTCGGAAACTATATCTATCGCTGGAGCTAATTAATAATCTGGTTTGATTCTATTACGCCAGCgatatggcagccattttgtctaatcaaatttcatatctgaaatgtgcTTGCAGAATATGGattatatcctgtctccacgtgacgtctattgaccaatagaaatgcaagaaacttgtaggaggcaagttaaactgaaatattatgatgaatatcgttaatttttaaatttaattcaacTTGAAATGACAGTTTTGGGAAGTGGTCAACAAAACCGTtaactatatatatacatgtatatacttttcatacatttttgtataccCTAACTCCTTGTTTACGtaattttcttgtattttggAGCAAACCGTTTTGATATATGTTCGTTTAAATATATCGGAAGTGTGGCAAGACTATTCCAATATTCACCCATATACACCATTATGTCAACAGCTTGTGCAAAACATTCATATTTCGTGCGAATGTTCTCGTATGCGTATCTGTAAATTTAGCCATCTGTTAAACTGCATGATTCAAAGAATATTTGCCAAGCGAGGGGAGAAAAACAATCATTTTTCTTTGCTATTTTTGCTGTCTTTGCTATTGTACTACGTTGTCCAAAGCGCTCTTGATATACCCTCTTTATAAATGAACGAAACTAATGACAagacatttacaaaattatttttagcttATAAGGTTTTTCCTACCTTGAAATACCTCTGATGTTTTACCGACAGCTGGATCATGTagacaatcattttttttttacattctttgtatatttttacGCCATATCATCACTTACAAATGAAACTTACAGTGATATTTGTATATGGAAAACACTTATCGATATCTTTTTCTGTGTTGTATATTTGACGACAACTGAAACACTGTTTTCTCAATTTATATAAGGTTTCTGATAAGCAAGTGTCCTTCAAtgattaatgaaaataaacatttctcGAGTTCTTATTACATAAAATAGGCAATACTGGTATATGACTGTCCTTACATCAAACTTAAACAACTAAACATATCTTAGTATAAAACCACTGTAGACTGATTTCATTACTTATTGATGATAACTTATTACGTTAAATCCGTTAAGACGAGGGCTCTTTAACAGAAGATACTTTCTATGACCTGCTTGGTGAATCGTGTTTCAACTTTGCATTTAGAAGTACATAGAACAGAATAGAGTCAAATATTACATGGAACATGTCTAGGAAAGCCAGCAAGCAAACAAACTATGTACAAATCAAATATATATCTTACTTTTCATACTTAACTATTTTCTGAAACCCGTCATCACTAGATTATTTGAAGAACATTTTGTAAGACGTTAAGGTAATGTATAGTTCAAGAATTTACCTGTGAATATTGTCAAAATCAGAAATAACTTTACTATTTCCATAATGGTAATTTCAATGAGAAACCATGCATTATcattttagcaacattttcttCCGTGTAGCCTAACTTAATGTCAATAAACAAGCAGTAAACCTTTATTATAGTTAAACTAAACACAATAAATCTGTATCACAACTGATATAAATTACGCGATAAGGGACAGTAAAGAAAAGTGACATCGAAAAAGGAAGATCTAAGTTGTTAGAGTGTTatctttgtaaacaaaatttataGGGAAGAAAAGAAAGTCAGGTATTGGGACGCTATCACCTGATTCAAAATGAACATTATCCCACACAAGCgggaggtcgtgtgttcgatcaccggccgcgtcataccaaagatatAAAAAATGGTACCGGTACAGTAGCTCCCtggcttggcgctcagcattaaaagggaaactaaCTTCTCTTCCTTCATATCCTTTtagcgatggattccatcaagaATGGGATTTCGAGGGTGATtaaaataagttgtagaacttgcttcacaattgTCTAGTAAAAGAAGATCTTGGAGagcatttatattttttcagtttagtcagcaaagatatttgaaattagttttattatgtcattttgaatataacgttaacatttaaaatattttacgttTGATGCTAGGTATTTCTCCTTATTCTATTCTATCAAATAAATAATAAGTCaataataaaggtaacatttaaTAGTAAATTGAAAGTTCATATTTCGCCACGTTAGACCTACTAGTACCAGACCAGAAAGAcgatgccactgtacatgttatgtCCTTCCACTAGGTATACTGTGAGAACCATGGTCATCTTCTGGAAAATATACTAGCAAATGGTTCTCATAGTTTGAAGTGTGAAATCATGACGACACCAACGCCATTTCGTACAATGGTAAATATTATATTCCTTTCACTTTTACGTTCTTTAGGCAGAATTTTCTTTATAAACTTTTAGACGTATTATTCTTAAGCTCAATAAAAAGATgatgttttaagatatttttagaattgtTCTGGCACcgttttcataattataaaagaaaagttgtacatatttattaaataagaTGCAGAAAAAGCTTATACATATGATATTATGATATTATAACATGAACATTTCGAGTTACTAAACACTAGGAAGAAGGAAACAGTGAAGTTAAGAACTAGATATTTATGGACAGACAAGCACCATGTTTCGCTTACAAATTGAAAAGCGGAAGTTTTAACTTTTCGTCAGTTACATTACATGACCACAGATAGCTACAATAAAGGGAAATAATGCATAATgtataaataataacattttatcaTTGTATATATTCCTTTAAGGACCATCAAATGGTCGGAGAAACTCAGGTTaagaattatatattttaaatacaaatacataaatCTAATCATTTGGACTCATCGTTTAGAATTCAAATAACGACGGCATGTTATTATTGATAAGTAAATGAAACAGAGGCTTTTCCCTTGAAAATCGAGCTACAAACTTTAAAGCGGATTCATTATTTTCTCAACAAATACCATTGACTGGCGGTTACGGTATCCGAATTTAGAATGGGAGATCGAATGTTCGAGACCCACAGGGATCCGTTCTTACATGGCCGATttgtgagccgccagctagttaacgAATGTGGTTGGTGCCAGGCTTTAAAGCCTGGATACGGGAGGTAGTAGTATACTAGGCAATGGTGTCTCATTCGTCTTAATGACTGGCATTGTCAAAAGAGGTGAAACTATAATAAACGCTTTAACCTTATCTTAAACAAAAACTAAGCAGATGTTTCTAAAGTCTCTAAATGACCGATCGATCTCACTTAAGAATAGTTTGAGCCCTAGGTAAATTTCAGT
This is a stretch of genomic DNA from Mercenaria mercenaria strain notata chromosome 4, MADL_Memer_1, whole genome shotgun sequence. It encodes these proteins:
- the LOC123551097 gene encoding uncharacterized protein LOC123551097 isoform X2, coding for MSEKLSCESEKVIMINDIKYTKKTKPGPERMQCKDCSPDAGSDVTDWDIDFTEFKTRLYQTCSKKNGCEFNSTVNIPNQRRGIQYIWFVKISYNCIAEGLFEDMCSSWRKTTDSLHISLTNNNFIPRHCSCIIEEDLGYLNITVIDYRPYYSDVYCANSSVFVDDDERFQCWKNGTDSSVYNRPISKTNNRINVTVLIGSNIPEDFWMFWIHVEGFNVSVQCNSNMSTSTTTTTTMTMTKPPPPPPTTTTTAAAAAAAAAAAAAATTTAAAAQTTLSTPLQSEKVPEQTTIIPSLSYDDSSEDSISVTSTIAGASTGLIVLLVLIAIIIYIVYRRRLNRPTRTKNKENIYADVHDKENKRKKSKTKNGIINMSYENGCEEINITFRSSENIQKVENNVYSEPADAAVDDIYTEPVETEGNIQISNTRKNAEPVHNYQEPYDTTLLIRDNDRIPNYTKVVKGSEKKDVYNTLSEIDNYSHIHILTDVSKSVDNYSHIKLGQGQESAINYGRSTDMYSHIKVDSIQQEVSDNVKCQPIKGDNTFEETEEYDHLTHYSNH
- the LOC123551097 gene encoding uncharacterized protein LOC123551097 isoform X1; the encoded protein is MEIVKLFLILTIFTDFVNSSQRQSSSLCFLQNENDTQSNICQEMSEKLSCESEKVIMINDIKYTKKTKPGPERMQCKDCSPDAGSDVTDWDIDFTEFKTRLYQTCSKKNGCEFNSTVNIPNQRRGIQYIWFVKISYNCIAEGLFEDMCSSWRKTTDSLHISLTNNNFIPRHCSCIIEEDLGYLNITVIDYRPYYSDVYCANSSVFVDDDERFQCWKNGTDSSVYNRPISKTNNRINVTVLIGSNIPEDFWMFWIHVEGFNVSVQCNSNMSTSTTTTTTMTMTKPPPPPPTTTTTAAAAAAAAAAAAAATTTAAAAQTTLSTPLQSEKVPEQTTIIPSLSYDDSSEDSISVTSTIAGASTGLIVLLVLIAIIIYIVYRRRLNRPTRTKNKENIYADVHDKENKRKKSKTKNGIINMSYENGCEEINITFRSSENIQKVENNVYSEPADAAVDDIYTEPVETEGNIQISNTRKNAEPVHNYQEPYDTTLLIRDNDRIPNYTKVVKGSEKKDVYNTLSEIDNYSHIHILTDVSKSVDNYSHIKLGQGQESAINYGRSTDMYSHIKVDSIQQEVSDNVKCQPIKGDNTFEETEEYDHLTHYSNH